One Archangium violaceum genomic window, GCTGAAGGACAAGGTCATCCTCGTGACTGGCGCGAGCTCGGGTATCGGCTGGGCGACGGCGCTCGCGCTCGCCGAGGCGGGAGCCCGCGTCGTCGCGAGCGCGCGGCGCGAGGAGAAGGGCCGTGAGCTCGTCGCGCGCATCAAGGAGCGGGGTGGCGAGGCCACCTGGGTGAAGGCGGACATGACGAGCGAGCGCGATGTCGAGGCGCTCGTCCAGACGGCCCTCTCCACCCATGGCCGGCTCGACGGAGCCTTCAACAACGCGGGCGGCGGCATCATGAAGCCGTTCACCGAGACGACCAATGAGGACTACGAGTTCCTCATGAACACCAACCTCCGCGGGGCCTTCTGGTGCATGAAGCACCAGCTCAAGGCCATGCTCGCGAGCGGCGGAGGCGCCATCGTCAACTGCGCCTCGGTGGGCGCCATGCGGGCCGTGCCCGGAGTCTCCGTCTACAGCGCGACCAAGGCCGCCATCATCTCGCTCACGCGCGGCGCCGCGGTCGAGTACGCGCAGCAGGGCATCCGCATCAACTCGGTGAGCCCCGGCGTCATCGAGTCGGAGATGGCCACGGCGGGCTGGCGGCTCGATGAGCCCCAGGGGCGTGCCTTCGCCGCGGCGCTCCACCCGATGAACCGCGTGGGGACTCCCGACGAGGTGGCCTCGCTCGTCACCTTCCTCCTCAGCGACAAGGCCTCGTTCATCACCGGCCAGGACTTCGCGATCGACGGCGGCATGACCGCGTCGGGAGTGTCGCTCCTCGCGATGAAGCAGGCCGGCTGAGCCTGGAGTCTCCGCCAGCGACCCGGAGGCGGTGAGGTTGGCGGCTCACCTGCCCTCCTTGCAGGGGAGAGCAAATTGGCAATCGGGGCTCGCGTTCACAGCCTGTGGGCATGAGAGCGCTGACCTATGAAGGCCCCTACCGAGTCGCAGTCCGGAACAAGCCCGACCCGAAGATCGAGCATCCCCAGGACGGCATCGTTCGCGTGACGAGCGCCGCCATCTGCGGCTCCGATCTCCACCTGCTGCACGGGCTCATCCCGGATACCCGCATCGGGTTCACCTTCGGTCACGAATTCACGGGGATCGTCGAGGAGGTCGGCCCCGGCGCCCAGGGCATCAAGAAGGGTGATCGGGTCATGCTGCCGTTCCAGATCTTCTGTGGCGGCTGCTATTTCTGCACCCGGGGCCTGACCGCGTGCTGCGACAGCACCAACCCGGCGACCGACGCGGCGACGGGGATATACGGCTACTCGCACACCATGGGGGGATATGACGGGGGCCAGGCCGAGTACGTCCGCGTTCCCTTCATCGGGGTGGACGCCGAGAAGATTCCCGATGATGTCGAGGAGCTCGACGCACTCCCCATCACGGACGCCTTCACCACCGGCTATCAGGCGGCGGAGATGTGCGATCTCCGGGGGGGCGAGACCGTCCTGGTGCTCGGGTGCGGCCCGGTGGGCCTGTTCGCGATGTGGTCGGCCTGGGCGATGGGCGCCGGCCGGGTCATCGCCGTCGATCACATCGACTACCGCCTCGAGTTCGCGAGGAACTGGTTCGGTGTCGAGACGCTCAACTTCAAGGACCTCGACCTCGTCACCACGGTGAAGGGAATGACGGAAGGCCGGGGCGCCGACGCGACCATCGACGCCGTTGGCTGCGAGGCCGCGGGCTCGCCGGTACATCGCGTGCTCGGCGTCTACGGGAAGCTGGAGGCGGGTTCGCCGCAGGCGATCAACTTCGCGATCCACGCGACGCGCAAGGGCGGGACGATCTCCCTCATGGGCGGCTATGGCCCTCCGTTCAACGGTGTCGACATCGGCACCTATATGAACAAGGCGCAGACGATGCGTACCGGCCAGGCCAGCGTGAAGCGCTACATGCCGCACCTGCTCGAGCACGTCCGGGCCGGGCGGATCAAGCCGAGCAAGGTCTTCACCCACCGGCTGCCACTGGAGCAGGCGCCCCAGGCCTACCACACGTTCGCCCAGAAGAAGGACGGCTGCATCAAGGTGGCGCTCTTCCCCAACGGAACCCTTCACTAGAACGGAGACGCTGATGAATCCCACGCCAGAGGTGACCACTCCGGAGACAGTCCAGCGGCGCTCCGGGTACCAATCCCTTCAGCCCGTGACAAGGCCGGACTACTGGGGCGTCGATCTCGATCCCTCACGCCGGCCGGGTGTCCCGATGATGAGGGAGAACCCGCAGCCGTTTCCGAATACGCGCTACCCACCGGAACGCCAGCCCGGTGAGCCGGCGTCGCCCATGCACGGCCGCCCCAACAAGCAGATGCCACCCGTGTTTGGCACCTCCATCCCGCTGCGCGGGCTCTCCGGGGTGATCCGCAAGCTCGCCTACTCGTATCCGGACCACTATCCGCGCCACTGGCTGTTGATGATGCTGGGGGACAGGGTCGACTCGTGGAGCTACAACGCACGGCGGTACCTGCCGGTCGCGTTGCCGCTCGCCGCCGCCCTGCTCCTCATCCGCCGCGCGCGCGACTGAGGCGCCGCCCATCGTTGACGTCGTCCCTATTCCTGGTACGGAAGGCCCCGCTCTGAACCAGGAGGGGGAGAAGACGTGAATCAACAGCGGATGAATGGCGCCCGGTTTCTGTGGGCGATTGGATTTCTGGCATGGATGGTGGGCTGCACCGACTCGCCCCCGCCCCAGGTGGTGGGCCAGATGGTGTTCCTGACGCAGCCCGAACAGGCCGTGGCGGGCGCGCCCCTGGCCGTGGTGGAGGTGGCGGTACGGGACACCGGGGGCCGCCCTCTCACCGAGGTCTCGGAAGTCACTCTGACCCTGGCGGAAGGCCCTGAGGGAGCCACGCTAGAAGGCCCCGTCACCGCGCGCGCCGTCAACGGTGTCGCCAGCTTCTCCGAGGTGGTGCTGAAGAAGGCCGGCAGTGGCTACGCGCTACGGGCCTCCACACCGGGATTGGACGCGGTCACCAGCGCCGCCTTCACCGTGAAGGCGGCTGCCGCGGCCACGCTGTCCTTCACGCAGCAACCGGTGGATGGCGTGGCGGGCGTGCCCCTCACCACCGAGGTGGCCCTCTACGACACCTTCGGCAACCCCGCCACGGAGGACACCTCGGAGGTGGTGCTGTCCCTCGCGGAGGGTCCCAAGGGCGCCACGTTGGAAGGCTCCCTCTCCTCTCGCGCCGCCCATGGCACGGCGCGCTTCTCCGAGGTGGTGCTGAAGAGGATGGGCACCGGCTATGCGCTGCGGGCCTCGCTCCCGGGACAGGGAGGGGCCACCAGCGCCACCTTCACCGTGAAGGCGGCCGCCACGGCCACGCTGGCCTTCGCGCAGCAGCCGGTGGACGGCATGGCGGGCACGCCCTTCTCCGTCCAGGTGGCGCTGTCGGATGCCTTTGGCAACCCCGCCACGGAGGACACCTCGTCCGTGGCACTGGCGCTGGAGGGAGGCGGCACGCTGGCCACGGCGGCGCCCGTCAGCGGTGTTGCCACCTTCACCGACGTCCGCGTGTCCGCGCCGGGTCACCACGTCCTGGAGGCCCGCCTGGGCGCGCTGCCCGTGGCCACCAGCGCCCGCTTCGAGATGCGAGCGCCCCAGCCCCCCGCCTTCGCCGAGGCGCACCAGGACGCAGCCTTCGTCCAGCCCGGGGGCA contains:
- a CDS encoding SDR family NAD(P)-dependent oxidoreductase; protein product: MGMLKDKVILVTGASSGIGWATALALAEAGARVVASARREEKGRELVARIKERGGEATWVKADMTSERDVEALVQTALSTHGRLDGAFNNAGGGIMKPFTETTNEDYEFLMNTNLRGAFWCMKHQLKAMLASGGGAIVNCASVGAMRAVPGVSVYSATKAAIISLTRGAAVEYAQQGIRINSVSPGVIESEMATAGWRLDEPQGRAFAAALHPMNRVGTPDEVASLVTFLLSDKASFITGQDFAIDGGMTASGVSLLAMKQAG
- a CDS encoding zinc-dependent alcohol dehydrogenase, with the translated sequence MRALTYEGPYRVAVRNKPDPKIEHPQDGIVRVTSAAICGSDLHLLHGLIPDTRIGFTFGHEFTGIVEEVGPGAQGIKKGDRVMLPFQIFCGGCYFCTRGLTACCDSTNPATDAATGIYGYSHTMGGYDGGQAEYVRVPFIGVDAEKIPDDVEELDALPITDAFTTGYQAAEMCDLRGGETVLVLGCGPVGLFAMWSAWAMGAGRVIAVDHIDYRLEFARNWFGVETLNFKDLDLVTTVKGMTEGRGADATIDAVGCEAAGSPVHRVLGVYGKLEAGSPQAINFAIHATRKGGTISLMGGYGPPFNGVDIGTYMNKAQTMRTGQASVKRYMPHLLEHVRAGRIKPSKVFTHRLPLEQAPQAYHTFAQKKDGCIKVALFPNGTLH